The following nucleotide sequence is from Methanocorpusculum sp..
CACCGGTCAGTGGTAAAAAAAAAGGAAAATTTTATTTTTTGGAGCCGGGCGCGGCGGTGACCTGCAGAAGGGCATCGGCAAGCTCCTCCAGTCTTTCAGCCGGGAAACCTGCAACCATCTCCTCGTCGGCGATGCCGGAAAACTTTCGGGAACCATCACACCCAAGCGAGAAGTTCGGCTCTCCGTTCAGCAAAACATAGGCTGTTGCATCCGAACAGATGGACTGAATACCGGAAAACTCTGGATAGATCCGCCCGCCAAGTCTGAAAAGCGTGGACTGGGCAAGCTTCAACATCGAGAAGGGCTTCGCAAAGATGATGACAACATCAGGAACGAACGTCGCTTTTTCTAAGGGAGCATAAACGGTAGCATAGGTGTCCTGCGGAAGAGCAGGGACATTGTACACGGTTCTTTTGCTTGCGCCAAGCGAGCTGTACTTTCCCAGTTTAAGATAATGTTCGCCCGACTCCATCGACTCGCCAATTTCACGCAGACCGAGGACCCACGCGCCGCCGCCGCACTGATGCTTGGAATCAGGGGCGTAGAAGACCTTTCCTTCACGAGCGAGCGAGACCATCCGGCAATGACGAACGGTCTCCTCGATCTCCGGGACACCTGCGGGAAGTTTGTCCTCGGATAAGACTATTTTTACGGCGACCGGCGAACCGGTAAGGTGGAGAGCCTCCTTAAGGGTCGCGGAAATTTTTGCATAATCTGTCATAAAGTAGAATAGGTCATCCGATTATTTAAAAACGTTTATAGAAGACGTAATTTCTGCTCCACCTTATCGAAAAAGCCTCTCCCTACATCAACAAAGAGAGCCGGATCAGGAGATTTTCGAATGATCAGCGTGGCATTTTCCCCAATTTCATACTGATCCTGACCGTCGATCACAAGAAGTGCAGGCTTGACCGAAATGAGGCGAATCTCCACCTCGCTCTTCGAGTTGATCAGGTACGGACGTGATGACAGCATGTACGGTGCAAGAGGAACCAGAAGCATTGCCTCGATCGTCGAGTCAACAATAGGACCTCCCGCACTCATTGCATAGGCGGTAGAACCGGTCGGCGTTCCGATGATCAGACCGTCGGCACGGAATTCATCGATCTGCTTCCCGTTTACAAAGATCACAAACTTCAGGATCTTTGCCGGGCGCGAGGTAACGATGACCGCTTCATTGAGCGCTGAACCGACTGAAGTCCCATTGTATTCAATGGATATCCTCATACGCGGATCAAGCGGGAGCGGCAGGGAGAGAGACGTTAAGATCTCTTCAGCTTTGTCTCGTTCGATATCGGTCAGGAACCCGACCTGACCCTGATTGATCCCGACAACAGGAACCTGTTTTTCGAGCATCCTGACGGTCCTCAGCACACTTCCGTCTCCGCCGAGTATAATGACCAAATCAGCCGAGAAATCCTTCGAAAGAGATACCGGAGAATATCCTAGTTCAGCTGCGACCGACTGCTCATACACGACATCATGCCCCAGATCACGAAGCATCCATCCGAGTGACTGGGCAAGTTCGACCGGTTCTTTCAGATCGATCCGGGACACTATACATATCTTCATAGCAACCTCGTAATATCAGAGACTTTTTTATGGATCGCCGGAGTTGCGGCGAGAAGAGGGCGGCCTGAGCAGACATCATCCGGGAAAAACACCGGAGATCCATCAGGCAGAGTAACGATTCCCCCGGCCTCCTCACAGATGAGCATTCCCGCAGCCGCGTCGGTGATCCGGAGAGTGTTTCGAAGATCAAGGAACCCTTCGAGTCTTCCGCAGGCAACATAGCAGAGTTCTATCGCAGAAGCTCCAAGTTTTCTTCCCCGGCGGGCACGAAGCCCTCCCTCCAGAAGAGATATCATATCGGGGACGCGGGCATAGATGCTCATCGCAGCGGTGTTCATCTCAGTTTTTTTCGAAACGCGAATCGGTTTTCCGTTGAGAAATGCACCTTTCCCGCGGATCGCCGTGAAGGTTTCGCCGTTCGCGAGATTCCTGACATAGCCGGCAATCATCATCTCACCATCAGATAGTCCGATGGATAGCGCATAGAACGGAATACCCACACCTGCATTGAAGGAACCGTCGACCGGATCAAGGTAGGCGATCCCTGAATCGCCGCCGATATCCCGAACCATGCCTGCCTCTTCGGAAAGAAGGGACTTGCACACTTTGCGCGATCTGAACACCGCGAGAATGATATCCTCGGCGATTTTATCAAGACGTTCGGTCGGCGTATTATCCGCACCCATACATAGTTCTTCTGCACCATACTCTGTACCGATCAGAGGAGCTAACGCTTCCTCGACCATGGGAGCGACCATTTCACAAACAGAAAGAAACCCTGCAGAATCCATAATTGATAGTTCTATTGGCGGGATATCCACATGAATACTTGCCTGGGGCTGATTGCCGTAACACTCTTAAGCAATTACCCCCCATACTTAGAGAGATATATTATGAAGGAACAAACTGAAGTTGGAAAACTGAAAGAAGGTCGTTACGTTGTTGTTGAAGACGAGCCATGCAAGATCCAGAGCATCTCCATCTCCAAACCAGGAAAACACGGAGCAGCAAAAGCAAGATTAGACGTTGTTGGTCTCTTTGACGGACAGAAACGCTCGGTTGTTTCCCCAACATCCGCAACGGTCTATGCACCGATCGTTGAGAGAAAGACCGCACAGATCCTGACGATCGCAGGAAACGTTGTCACGTTCATGGATATGAAAGAATTCAATAACTTTGAACTCGTTGTGGAAGATGACCGTATTTTGGAAACCTTCAAGCCGGCTCAGGAAGTTCCTTACATCGAGTCACTCGGCAAGCGTAAGCTTGACCTCTAAGACTGCACAATAATCCGTATATGCAGTCTTTCTCTAACACTCTTTTTGCAGATGCTGAAACAGCATATGTAGACGCATCGTATGGAATATTCGGCGTTCCTTTTGATGGAACGACCTCTTATAAGGCAGGATGCCGGGATGCCCCCGCGGCGATCCGTCAGGCATCATACAATATCGAGACGTACAATCCCTATTACGATATAGACCTTCCCGACATCCCCTTTCATGATATGGGAGATATTTACACAGAATGTCTGCCGGATCTCGTTGTTGCCCAGGTGGAAGATGTTGTTCTTGATCTGATGAAGGACGGCAAAGTTCCCGTGATGATCGGCGGTGAACACTCGGTAACGATCGGCGCAGTCAGGGCTCTTTGCCCCACATGGTATGTGGTGTGTGATGCCCATCTGGATATGCAGGATGAATACCGTGGATCTGCATTTAATCATGATTGTGTAACTGCACGCGTGAGTGAGATCACACAAAACATCATCATCCTCGGAGCACGGAGCGGGACAAAGGACGAGTTTACCTCTGCAAGAGAGAAGTATCATCTCTACACAGCTGATGATATCAAAAGCAAAGGTATCCGTTCAGTTCTGGACGAGGTCTCAGAACTTGTCGGAAACGATCCGCTGTATCTCTCGATCGATGCAGACTCGATCGACTGCTGTCTGACGCCAGGTCTTGGCACGCCCGAACCATTCGGTCTTACACCAACGGACATACGTGAGGTTGTCCGAACACTCGCAAAGAATGCTGTCGGGTTTGATTATGTTGAGGTCCTGCCAAATGATGCGGGTCAGACCGCAATGGTCGCGGCGCATCTCATCCGTGAATTCATCGCAGGTCACGCATGCAGATCGAAACACAACGACTGAAGATCATCCCTCTGGACCTTCAGCAGTTTTCTTTTTTCCTGAAAGATAAGGATGGACTAGAAAAAGACCTGGGGCTTAAACCATCAGGTGTACCCCTCGATGTACACACAAAAGAGGCAATGACCGGTTTGTATGCAAAGTGTACAGATCATGATGGATCACTCTGGTTCACCTACTGGATGATCATTTCCCGGGAACATAACACCGCAGTTGGCGGGCTGTGTTTTATGGGTGAACCGTTATCGGGTGTTGTAGAAGTAGGATACGGTATTGATCCCGGATTTCAGCATCAGGGATTCATGACCGAGACACTATCTGCAGTTACGACCTGGGCTCTTTCACATGGAGCCGTGTGTGTTACTGCCGAGACAGAAAAAGACAATCCGGCATCTCAAAAAGTATTGACGAACAGTGGATTCCAATTTTCCAGAGAGGAGGGAGACTCCCTCTGGTGGGTTTACCATGACTGAGGTAAAAAGAGGGAGAAGTTTATGTTATGCCGGGACAAAAACCAGAAGTTGTTTTCCATCTTTGTCGGTAATGATCAGATTCGAATCAACAATCGAATAACCGGCTGATTCTTTAAGCGCGGAGAAGAATGCAAACTCAGCATGCATCTGCTCTTCGGTTCCTGCCATCATCGTAGAGATGATATCATCGCCAACGGAAAGGGTGTTACCCGAGATTGTATATGATCCACCGTAGACGTTGACAGGGGCCTGACCGCCTAATGAACCGCCTGGATTGAAGGTGACGGTAACATTTTTGTCGGAGGCAAGGAGCCATTTCCCGACGATTTCCGGCATTTCTTTGAAGGTCAGAATGGTAGTGCCGCTTTTGTCAGAGAGTACAAGTGATCCGTGAACGATCTTATAGCCGGAGACGTTTTGAAGAGCTGCGAAGAATGCAGATTCCTCCAGCATCGGCAGTTCCTCTCCTGCAATCAGCGTAGAGCCAATCGCAGAGAAGACAAGCCCGTTGTTGCCGGAAATCGTGTAGGTACCAAAGTAGAGGTTTACCGGAGCGCGACCGTTAAACGTACCATCAGGAAGGAAATTGATCGTTACCGCAGTATTATTATCAAGAATCCAGCTGCCGGTTGGGATGGTTGCTGCATCTGCAAAGGTCAGGAGGATTTTCCCGTCATTGCCTGTCATAACCAAATTACCATCAATGATCTTGTAGCCAGTTACGTTTTTGAGTGCATTGTAGTATTCCTGCTCCTGAATCATCAGACTAGCAGGACCCGCCATTTTAGTCGATCCAAGATCGCTGATGATCAGTTTCCCGCCCGAACCGATGGTAACGGAGCCGAAGTAGTTATTTACACCACTGTTTCCGGAGATGTTGGAGTCCGTGATCTCAATGGTGATGATTCCGGTCATTGGTGTGTTGTCAGGGCCTGAGCCGATGAGAACCCAGTTTCCCTTAACGTTCTCGCTTGCAGGGCTGATACACCCTGCTGCAAATATAACTGCCCCAATTATTACCAAGGCAAGGAACACGAGTGTTGTGTGCTTCATACTATTTCATTAGACGCCTAAGGCTATAAGGCTGGCTTTAACTACAATTTTTTTAACAGTTATAAGGACCCTGTTTTAAAAACAGACTGATATTTGAGATTATTCAGAATTAATGAGAATACAGGATCGGATAAAGGAAACCTGATGGAAGAAATATTAATAAGTGAGGATTATCATACTGAATGTCTGTATGGATACTAAAACTGATGAAATCATTGGCACATGGTACGCTGATCAGGAATATTCTGATGCAGGAACCTACTATAATCTGAAATATATTTTCGCCTCGGATGGGACCGTTAGTGAATTCTGGTACGATCCAACAGAGGGGACACTTCAGCGCCAGTATGATCTTTTCTGGGAGAGAGACAATGATGGTGAGTATACGCTGAATGATGGTAAAGATTTTAGAAAGTATATGATATCCGATGCAAAACTTTGCGATGTGGACTTTGGGCTGTATTATCATCGCGAATAATTCTCTTTCTTTTTTCGTTTCCCTTTCTGTTATGCTGTATGCTGGATACCTCACGGTAGCCGGATAGATCACAGCAGAAAACGAAGACAAAACAAAACACGAGAGCTTACACTCAACATAAAAAAAAACACACAAACCATTTCAAAAGAATAAAGGGGGGGTGCAGCGTTGACCAGTTCCCGAGAATTCGCATATCTCAGTACAATGACCGACGCAAGAGAGCTTAACTGCCGGGTTCGGAATGGGTCCGGGTGGAACCTCTCTGCTATGGCCGCATGATCCCCCAAGCTAAGTTCCCGATTTGAACGGGAGTAGAGTTGCTCTGCAGGCAACCGCGTGGCCGCTCCGCCAACTTAGCACAGTAATCTGGCATAATATATTAGCCGTTACTGTTTATAAAGGATATACCTTCATAGGTTTTGCATTCAGATAACGTCTGGGCACAGCGGACACTTCAATATTAATCGGTAGTAGACAAATTCTCGAAAGAGCAAAGGCACAATTTTCATGATGCCAAAGTCCATCTACCACTGCATTTCCATTGAAGTAACCAATCATCCTGTGTAAAATTATCGAGGCATACCAGTTCATAAAGAATCTGGATTTGAGCGTTAGTACTTGCGGACTGAACACGTCGTTGCCTTCGTGCGTACATCCCAAGCCTATTAACCCGGTCTTTTACCGGTGCTCTATAACGAAATCTCTTTTCAAGCGAAGTTTCAAACTTAGATGCTTTCAGTTTTTATCTCGTGCCACGTAGCTGCTCGGCACTGCCTTATCAGACAACCGATACACCAGAGGTGACGACTGAAAGTTCCTCTCGTACTATTTCAATCTTGCTCTCAGATTTCGAACACTCCCATCAGATAGTAACCGACCTGTCTCACGACGGTCTGAACCCAGCTCACGATCCCCTTTAATAGGCGAACAACCTCACCCTTGGCTGCTGCTGCACAGCCAGGATGGAAAGAACCGACATCGAGGTAGCAAGCCGCCGGGTCGATATGTGCTCTTGCCGGCGACGACTCTGTTATCCCCAGGGTAGCTTTTCTGTAGTCAATAGCCCTCACCAAAAAGGCGTATTGGTTCGTTAGACCCGTGTTTCCACTCGTGATTTCTTGCTGTGCGAAATCACGTCAAGCCAACTTATGCTCTTGACACTCTCCTGTGAGTTGCTGACTCACATGAGTTGACCATAGGGCACCCTTGATATTTTTTCGAGGGTGTGGCGCCCCACCCAAACTGCCTACCTACCGATGTCCTCACCATAAAAGATGAGTGAGAATTACAGCAGAACAAGGATAGTGTCTCAACTGTGGCTCCACTCATACCGGAATATGAGCATTAACACCTACTATCTACGCTGCGCATGTAATACCGTAAGTCAACGACAGGCTGCAGTAAAGCTCCATGGGGTCTTCACTTCCCGATGGGAGTCCCTTGCCTCTGCACAAGGATAAAAGGTTCAACGGATTTGCGGTAGGGACAGTAGAGCCCTTATTAATCCATTCATGCAAGTCGCCAATTAAGCGACAAGGTACTACGCTACCTTAAGAGGGTCATAGTTACCCCCGCCGTTTACGGGTCCTTCGTCCGATTGTAATCAGTGTTCAGATACCCGCACTGGGCAGGATTCACAGACTATACTAGTCCTTACGGAGTTGCAGTCTGCTATGTTGTTGTTAGACAGTTAGAGCTCCCTGGTCACTGCGACCTGCCTAATCACTAGGCAGGCACTCCTTGTTCCGAAGGTACGGAGCCATTTTGCCGAGTTCCCTTACCACAAATAATTCCGACACGCCTAAGTCTTTTCAACTAGGGGCACCTGTGTCGGTTCTCGGTACGGTCGTTGCGTTACCTTTTCACGGGCACCAGGTGTTTAAACACTTACGCCATCACGCTTTCACTCAATTCTCACCATTACGGTACTCCAAGAGTTTATACGCTTGGACGGGACGACGGTCCCGCTATGTATAACCCGATGCGTCAGTATATTAACGCACGGTACAGGAATATTAACCTGTTTCCCTTTTGCTACACTCAAGTTATGGTGCAACTTAGGACCGACTAACCCTCGGCTGACGAACATTGCCGAGGAAACCTAGCCCCTTCGGCGGAACAGATTCTCACTGTTCTATGCTTCTACTACTGCCAAAATTCTCATTCCTATACGGTCCACAGGAACTTACACCCCTGCTTCAGCCCATACAGGACGCCTCTCTACTCGATCACGTTCAAAAACGTGCGCCATGGTATCTGCAGTAGGCTTGAGCCCCGTCCATTTTCTGCGCCCTAAATCTTGACTGGTAAGCTGTTACGCACTTTTTAAAGGATAGCTGCTTCTGAGCTCACCTTCCAGTTGTCTTTGACCTAGGACTTCATTCAGTGTTGACACTTAGCCTACATTGGGGGGCATTAACCATGGTCTGGGTTGTCTCCCTTACGGACTACAAGCTTACCCCGTAGCCCGGACTGCCCGACGTCTACAAAGATAGGGAGTTTGGAGTTTTACAAGAAAGCGAGGAATTTCTTCCCCGGGATTTCTAATAGGTGCTCTACCTCACTATCATTCTCGGTCGAGGTCATGCTTAGACATGTTTCGAGAGGAACCAGCTGACACCCGGTTCGATGAATCTTTCACTCCTATACCCAAGTCACGCGAATGATTTGCATATCAATACCGCATGCGGTCCTCCACGCACCTTTCGGCACGCTTCAACCTGCTCAGGCATAGATCACCAGGTTTCAGGTCGTATCCCGTTGACTCCACGCACTATTAGTACGCCGCGCCAGGTAAACTACGCGCTTGTCGCTTTCGCTGCGGCTGCCCTTGCGGTTAACCTCGCCAGCGGAATACACTCTTTGGCCCGTTCTTCAAAACGTAAGTTACGACGTCGGCAACTCTACTCATACTACCGCCTCGCGACGGGTTCTTTCGAAGAGAAGATCCTTGCACGCCGTAACACACGATCACCGGTTAGTTTCAGGCACTTTTCATTTCCTTTTTAGGGATACTTTTCAGTTTTCGCTCACGCTACTATTTCACTATCGGTTTTGAGGAGTATTTAGTCTTGGAGGTTAGGTGACCCCCTTATTCACGTGGGAATTCCAACCCGCGCTACTCAGGACACTTCTAAGCCATGTTTATCACCACGTACGGGACTGTCACCCTCTAAGGTAAGCCATTCCAAGCTATTTTCATTAGATAAACACATACTATATTGAAGGCCATACACTACATCTCCCTTACGGGATTCAGTTTAGACTCTTACGGGTTCGATCGCCTCTACTAACGTAATCTCAATTGATTTCTCTTCCTCCCCCTACTGAGATGTTTCACTTCGGGGGGTTCCCCATCCTTACGGATTCACGATAAATCGTGTGGAGGTCCTATTAGGGTATCCCCGGATCACAGACTCCTTGCGTCTTCCCGGGGCATTTCGCTGCTTGGCACGCCCTTCATCAGCTCTCAAACCGAACCATTCACTAACCGGCATAAGAACCAGGTTCTTTCTTCTCTGATATTCCAAAGCTTGGAACACCAGAGGGTATGTCGATAAATTTTTTTTTCGATGATTGTTTGTTACAACAATGTATTATTTGTGGTAAATGGAATATTCAGCATCATGCTTTGTGCTGTTGCCAGGGTCCCTTTGTCTCTCTTAAAGTGTGTCGATCTACCGACAAATAACTTTCAGTAAAGAAAGGTTCCGCTGATACCCATTTAACGTCCAAATGCAAAACCTATACACGGCCTCAAAGAGTCAGTGACTCTCGGCCCTTCCCCGGTAACTCGCGTTTCCGGGTGCATTGGTAACCGTAACCGGTGACAAAGAAAACTTTGTCACAGTCGGTTACGGAGTGGACGCGTGGGGATTTGAACCCCAGGCCTCGGCGTTGCAAACGCCGCGCTCTTCCAACTGAGCTACGCGCCCCTCACACTACTTTATTCATTCGTTTGTTACTGTTTAACAAAACATACTGCGTGTGAGTATGATATTGATGTGTTGGTATTGTGGCGATTGTACGGTTCATTGAAATGACCATGCTAATTCAGTCATACAGGTTGTGTTTGGATCATTCTTTAGGAGGTGATCCAGCCGCAGATTCCCCTACGGCTACCTTGTTACGACTTAACCCTCCTCACGGAACCTAGATTCGACCCCGGCAAAGACCAGGGACTCATCCAAACCCCACTAGGATGGTTTGACGGGCGGTGTGTGCAAGGAGCAGGGACGTATTCACCGCGCTATAGTGAAACGCGATTACTACAGATTCCAGATTCATGCGGGTGAGTTGCAACCCGCAATCCTAACTAAGGACGGGGTTAGGAGATTGACTGCACCTTTCGGTGTTGTTACCCATTGTCCCGTCCA
It contains:
- a CDS encoding DUF169 domain-containing protein is translated as MTDYAKISATLKEALHLTGSPVAVKIVLSEDKLPAGVPEIEETVRHCRMVSLAREGKVFYAPDSKHQCGGGAWVLGLREIGESMESGEHYLKLGKYSSLGASKRTVYNVPALPQDTYATVYAPLEKATFVPDVVIIFAKPFSMLKLAQSTLFRLGGRIYPEFSGIQSICSDATAYVLLNGEPNFSLGCDGSRKFSGIADEEMVAGFPAERLEELADALLQVTAAPGSKK
- a CDS encoding NAD(+)/NADH kinase, producing the protein MKICIVSRIDLKEPVELAQSLGWMLRDLGHDVVYEQSVAAELGYSPVSLSKDFSADLVIILGGDGSVLRTVRMLEKQVPVVGINQGQVGFLTDIERDKAEEILTSLSLPLPLDPRMRISIEYNGTSVGSALNEAVIVTSRPAKILKFVIFVNGKQIDEFRADGLIIGTPTGSTAYAMSAGGPIVDSTIEAMLLVPLAPYMLSSRPYLINSKSEVEIRLISVKPALLVIDGQDQYEIGENATLIIRKSPDPALFVDVGRGFFDKVEQKLRLL
- a CDS encoding bifunctional fructose-bisphosphatase/inositol-phosphate phosphatase, translated to MDSAGFLSVCEMVAPMVEEALAPLIGTEYGAEELCMGADNTPTERLDKIAEDIILAVFRSRKVCKSLLSEEAGMVRDIGGDSGIAYLDPVDGSFNAGVGIPFYALSIGLSDGEMMIAGYVRNLANGETFTAIRGKGAFLNGKPIRVSKKTEMNTAAMSIYARVPDMISLLEGGLRARRGRKLGASAIELCYVACGRLEGFLDLRNTLRITDAAAGMLICEEAGGIVTLPDGSPVFFPDDVCSGRPLLAATPAIHKKVSDITRLL
- a CDS encoding translation initiation factor IF-5A — translated: MKEQTEVGKLKEGRYVVVEDEPCKIQSISISKPGKHGAAKARLDVVGLFDGQKRSVVSPTSATVYAPIVERKTAQILTIAGNVVTFMDMKEFNNFELVVEDDRILETFKPAQEVPYIESLGKRKLDL
- the speB gene encoding agmatinase; translation: MQSFSNTLFADAETAYVDASYGIFGVPFDGTTSYKAGCRDAPAAIRQASYNIETYNPYYDIDLPDIPFHDMGDIYTECLPDLVVAQVEDVVLDLMKDGKVPVMIGGEHSVTIGAVRALCPTWYVVCDAHLDMQDEYRGSAFNHDCVTARVSEITQNIIILGARSGTKDEFTSAREKYHLYTADDIKSKGIRSVLDEVSELVGNDPLYLSIDADSIDCCLTPGLGTPEPFGLTPTDIREVVRTLAKNAVGFDYVEVLPNDAGQTAMVAAHLIREFIAGHACRSKHND
- a CDS encoding GNAT family N-acetyltransferase, giving the protein MQIETQRLKIIPLDLQQFSFFLKDKDGLEKDLGLKPSGVPLDVHTKEAMTGLYAKCTDHDGSLWFTYWMIISREHNTAVGGLCFMGEPLSGVVEVGYGIDPGFQHQGFMTETLSAVTTWALSHGAVCVTAETEKDNPASQKVLTNSGFQFSREEGDSLWWVYHD
- a CDS encoding META domain-containing protein codes for the protein MKHTTLVFLALVIIGAVIFAAGCISPASENVKGNWVLIGSGPDNTPMTGIITIEITDSNISGNSGVNNYFGSVTIGSGGKLIISDLGSTKMAGPASLMIQEQEYYNALKNVTGYKIIDGNLVMTGNDGKILLTFADAATIPTGSWILDNNTAVTINFLPDGTFNGRAPVNLYFGTYTISGNNGLVFSAIGSTLIAGEELPMLEESAFFAALQNVSGYKIVHGSLVLSDKSGTTILTFKEMPEIVGKWLLASDKNVTVTFNPGGSLGGQAPVNVYGGSYTISGNTLSVGDDIISTMMAGTEEQMHAEFAFFSALKESAGYSIVDSNLIITDKDGKQLLVFVPA